In one window of Tumebacillus algifaecis DNA:
- the thiL gene encoding thiamine-phosphate kinase, whose translation MRIDELGEFGLIDRLAARLGQGDESVVVGIGDDAAVLQYASNMQVVTTTDMLVEGVHFRRDTIDDRSLGYRSLAVSISDIAAMGGRAKHAVISLAIPVDLEVERLEELYIGVQEICTEYGTYVVGGDVVKTTGPFVISVTVLGEVECGRALLRSGARPGDLIFLTGTAGGSAAGLDLLLHGQGIELAIEQKSDLLRFHQRPAPQILAGRLLQAGGCTSANDVSDGVSSELHEISKQSGVKLVVEAEQIPLHDSVRAYAALRGRDPLEWALFGGEDYQLIGTIDPAMQEQIKARFAEAGVEFTIIGQVEAGAGVTLMQDGVGRELPAKGFNHFGS comes from the coding sequence ATGCGAATCGATGAACTTGGCGAATTTGGCCTGATCGACAGGCTGGCCGCACGGTTAGGCCAAGGGGATGAGAGCGTTGTTGTCGGCATCGGCGATGATGCTGCTGTTTTACAATATGCGTCAAACATGCAAGTGGTGACGACGACCGATATGTTGGTCGAGGGCGTCCATTTCCGCCGCGATACGATCGATGACCGCTCGCTCGGCTACAGATCGCTCGCCGTTTCGATCTCCGACATCGCCGCGATGGGCGGACGGGCCAAACATGCTGTGATTTCATTGGCGATTCCGGTCGATCTTGAGGTGGAGCGTCTGGAAGAGCTATACATAGGTGTTCAGGAGATATGCACAGAATATGGAACATATGTGGTCGGCGGCGACGTGGTGAAAACGACGGGGCCGTTTGTGATATCGGTGACGGTGTTAGGGGAAGTGGAGTGCGGTCGCGCTTTGCTGCGCTCCGGCGCTCGGCCTGGCGATCTGATCTTTTTGACTGGCACGGCGGGAGGCTCGGCGGCTGGACTTGATCTGTTGCTGCACGGGCAAGGGATCGAGCTTGCTATCGAGCAAAAAAGCGATCTATTGCGTTTTCATCAGCGTCCCGCTCCGCAAATCCTGGCCGGACGACTGTTGCAAGCGGGCGGTTGCACGTCGGCCAACGATGTGTCGGATGGCGTGTCGAGCGAACTGCATGAGATCAGCAAGCAAAGTGGAGTCAAACTGGTGGTGGAGGCTGAGCAGATTCCCCTGCACGACAGCGTGCGTGCCTATGCCGCCTTGCGCGGTCGCGACCCGCTGGAATGGGCGCTATTTGGCGGGGAAGATTACCAGTTGATCGGCACGATCGATCCGGCCATGCAAGAGCAGATCAAGGCTCGCTTTGCAGAAGCGGGTGTGGAGTTTACGATCATCGGGCAGGTCGAAGCGGGGGCTGGTGTGACCTTGATGCAAGACGGGGTTGGCCGCGAATTGCCTGCAAAAGGATTTAATCATTTTGGGAGCTGA
- the rimI gene encoding ribosomal protein S18-alanine N-acetyltransferase, whose translation MAGGAASGRDDAVTDPLGYRKMVLEDLDRVMEIEHQSFTLPWSREAYEAELTKNHFAKYLVATLGDVVVGYAGMWVILDEAHITNIAIDPSVRGRQLGERLMREMMAWSMANGAERMTLEVRVSNLPAQKLYDKLGFQSYGIRKGYYTDNNEDAMIMWAEMPRADAELGME comes from the coding sequence ATGGCTGGAGGCGCAGCAAGCGGGAGGGACGACGCAGTGACAGACCCGCTTGGCTACCGGAAGATGGTGCTGGAAGACCTCGACCGGGTGATGGAGATCGAGCATCAATCATTTACGCTGCCGTGGTCGCGCGAGGCGTATGAGGCAGAATTGACGAAGAACCATTTTGCGAAATATTTAGTGGCGACGCTGGGCGATGTGGTGGTTGGCTATGCGGGGATGTGGGTGATTTTAGACGAAGCGCACATCACCAACATCGCGATCGACCCGAGCGTGCGCGGGCGGCAACTCGGGGAGCGACTGATGCGGGAAATGATGGCTTGGAGCATGGCGAACGGAGCGGAGCGGATGACGCTAGAGGTGCGAGTTTCCAACCTGCCTGCGCAAAAGCTATATGACAAGTTGGGCTTCCAAAGCTACGGCATCCGCAAAGGTTATTACACGGACAACAACGAAGACGCGATGATCATGTGGGCGGAGATGCCTCGTGCAGACGCGGAGTTGGGAATGGAGTAG
- the tsaD gene encoding tRNA (adenosine(37)-N6)-threonylcarbamoyltransferase complex transferase subunit TsaD, whose amino-acid sequence MSFVDRIRSKYEQDRAAGKPVVILGIETSCDETSAAVIRDGKEILSNVIASQIEIHKRFGGVVPEVASRKHVESISGVVDAALEQAGLTLDDLSAVAVTYGPGLVGALLTGVAFAKGLCWAKGIPMIGVQHIAGHIYANFLSGGMEPPLIALVVSGGHTELVHMPTHGEFSFLGRTRDDAAGEAYDKVARSMGLDYPGGPLIDRLAQTGNPEAYAFPRAWIDEQSMDFSFSGLKSAVINALHNAEQRGEEIVREDVAASFQAAVVEVLVEKTVRAVERTGVRNVVVAGGVAANKGLRKRLTERAAEASFHVHFPTLDLCTDNAAMIAAAAFPLYEAGQFHDLDLNALASLSLTKWADTPTI is encoded by the coding sequence ATGAGCTTTGTTGATAGAATCCGCAGCAAATATGAGCAAGATCGAGCGGCTGGCAAACCGGTGGTGATCTTGGGCATCGAGACGAGCTGCGACGAGACCTCAGCGGCGGTGATTCGCGATGGCAAGGAGATCTTGTCCAATGTGATCGCCTCGCAGATCGAAATTCACAAGCGCTTTGGCGGTGTCGTGCCGGAAGTGGCCTCGCGCAAACATGTCGAAAGCATCAGCGGCGTCGTCGATGCAGCGCTGGAACAGGCCGGTCTGACGCTGGACGACCTGTCTGCTGTGGCGGTGACCTACGGGCCCGGTTTGGTCGGGGCGCTGTTGACCGGAGTGGCATTTGCCAAAGGGCTTTGCTGGGCGAAAGGCATTCCGATGATCGGAGTGCAACACATTGCCGGGCACATCTACGCCAACTTTTTGTCGGGCGGGATGGAGCCACCATTGATCGCTTTGGTCGTGTCCGGCGGGCACACCGAGCTTGTGCACATGCCGACCCACGGCGAGTTCTCCTTCCTGGGCCGCACCCGCGATGATGCGGCAGGCGAGGCGTACGACAAAGTGGCTCGTTCGATGGGCCTTGATTACCCTGGCGGCCCGTTGATCGACCGTCTGGCGCAAACGGGGAATCCGGAGGCGTATGCCTTCCCGCGCGCTTGGATCGATGAGCAGTCGATGGACTTTTCCTTCTCGGGGTTGAAATCGGCGGTGATCAATGCGTTGCACAACGCTGAGCAACGCGGTGAGGAGATCGTGCGTGAGGATGTCGCCGCCTCATTTCAAGCGGCTGTCGTCGAAGTGCTCGTGGAAAAAACGGTGCGGGCGGTGGAGCGGACAGGTGTCCGCAACGTGGTCGTCGCGGGAGGTGTCGCCGCCAACAAAGGTCTGCGTAAGCGGCTGACCGAACGTGCCGCCGAAGCGTCTTTTCACGTCCACTTCCCCACGCTCGACCTCTGCACAGACAATGCGGCGATGATCGCAGCCGCTGCTTTCCCGCTGTACGAAGCAGGACAGTTCCACGATCTCGATCTGAACGCGCTGGCCAGCCTTAGCTTGACCAAATGGGCGGATACGCCGACGATCTGA
- a CDS encoding glycerol-3-phosphate dehydrogenase/oxidase — protein MTESGWMGRPRSHWVERLRQDVYDVIVIGGGITGAGIAREASLAGLRVAVLEAADFAAGTSSRSTKLIHGGLRYLAQGHVRLVREAGSERAVLRRLAPHLVEPVPFVLPIYRGMQHGKLTMATAIWLYDRLAGVVKKERRQVLSAAKLLQSHPHLSPHGLQGGVLYHEYVTDDARLTLATLQSASEWGAVVLNDCPVRNLLHADGKVCGVVAHDRVSGQPIVVSGRVVVNAAGPWIEDVLALEQGQDPAPAESFQQVAAGQDVSRPHAHRRATRVTHSRGIHLSFDAKRLPLPHALAVQTQDGRLVFLIPKGDICYVGTTDKRYAGDLLHPDVPEQEIAYLLDIVNSLRPDLLLTRADVIGIWSGVRPLVTAGGSEEGKDTKDVSREDEIWVSPAGLITIAGGKLTAYRKMAERVLNTLRNSLGANGDWTRRDELSARLPLFGAKEIPLANIESWWQLEVGQLIERYALSETEARSLLHRYGDRVEAVLSTGVARPVVPNVPLLEAEIAYMVRWEQANHLDDIISRRTELGRFRGLQLRELIEAVSMRMSTLLGWTEEDRQNEVTACLRECHVTK, from the coding sequence ATGACAGAAAGCGGTTGGATGGGTCGTCCCCGCTCGCACTGGGTCGAACGGTTGCGGCAAGACGTGTACGATGTGATCGTCATCGGAGGCGGAATCACCGGGGCTGGCATCGCGCGCGAAGCGTCGCTGGCCGGGCTGCGCGTGGCCGTGTTGGAGGCTGCCGATTTTGCGGCGGGAACATCTTCTCGCTCGACCAAGCTGATCCACGGCGGGTTGCGCTATCTGGCCCAAGGGCATGTGCGCCTCGTGCGGGAAGCCGGTTCGGAGCGGGCGGTGTTGCGTCGGCTCGCCCCGCATCTGGTCGAGCCGGTGCCGTTTGTGTTGCCGATTTATCGCGGGATGCAACATGGAAAACTGACGATGGCGACGGCGATCTGGCTCTATGACCGCTTGGCAGGCGTCGTGAAAAAGGAGCGGCGCCAAGTGCTTTCCGCCGCGAAGTTGTTGCAGTCTCATCCTCATCTGTCTCCCCACGGGCTGCAAGGCGGCGTGTTGTATCACGAATATGTGACAGATGACGCTCGGCTGACCTTGGCGACGTTGCAAAGCGCCAGCGAATGGGGTGCCGTGGTACTCAATGACTGCCCGGTGCGAAATCTGCTCCACGCCGACGGCAAAGTGTGCGGCGTCGTCGCCCATGACCGCGTGTCCGGACAGCCGATCGTCGTCAGCGGGCGCGTGGTGGTCAATGCGGCCGGGCCGTGGATTGAAGATGTGCTGGCGCTGGAGCAAGGGCAAGACCCTGCTCCAGCCGAGTCGTTCCAGCAGGTGGCGGCTGGGCAAGACGTTTCTCGACCCCACGCCCACCGCCGTGCAACGCGCGTGACGCACAGCCGCGGGATTCACCTCTCCTTTGATGCAAAGAGGCTCCCGTTGCCGCACGCGCTCGCCGTGCAGACGCAAGATGGCCGACTGGTCTTCCTGATTCCTAAAGGGGACATCTGCTATGTCGGCACGACCGACAAACGATATGCTGGGGATTTGCTTCATCCCGACGTTCCCGAGCAGGAGATCGCGTATCTGCTCGACATCGTCAACTCTTTGCGACCCGATCTGCTCCTGACGCGAGCGGACGTGATCGGCATCTGGTCGGGCGTGCGGCCTTTGGTGACCGCTGGCGGTAGTGAAGAGGGCAAAGACACGAAAGACGTCTCACGCGAAGATGAAATCTGGGTCTCGCCTGCGGGGCTGATCACCATCGCGGGCGGCAAACTCACCGCTTACCGCAAGATGGCCGAGCGCGTGTTGAACACGCTTCGCAACTCGCTTGGAGCAAACGGTGACTGGACGCGCCGCGACGAGTTGTCCGCCCGCCTGCCGCTGTTCGGAGCCAAAGAAATCCCGCTTGCCAACATCGAGAGCTGGTGGCAACTTGAAGTCGGTCAGCTCATCGAACGGTATGCTCTATCCGAGACAGAAGCCCGCAGCTTGCTCCACCGCTACGGCGACCGCGTGGAAGCGGTGCTGTCCACAGGTGTTGCCCGACCTGTCGTGCCGAACGTCCCACTGCTTGAGGCGGAGATCGCCTACATGGTGCGCTGGGAACAGGCCAACCATCTCG
- the tsaB gene encoding tRNA (adenosine(37)-N6)-threonylcarbamoyltransferase complex dimerization subunit type 1 TsaB: MPYLAIDTATQTLSVAVGEKGKLLGEATTQLSRNHSVKMMPLLEGLMSNLDLTPDSLQGIVVGRGPGSYTGVRIAVTAVKAFAMALNIPLVGVSSLDGLARHGELSDALVVPMFDARRKQAYTAFYEQQNGVFEKIAEDRLLVLDDLIKAINSRMVVRRLDKRPVKVLLLGDGAQAHREELRERLGEKAQFAPSPSHDFVRAAHLLDVGIPLIEAGETHDAATFAPEYLQLVEAEKKWLEAQQAGGTTQ; this comes from the coding sequence GTGCCCTACCTGGCGATAGATACGGCCACCCAGACGCTGAGCGTCGCGGTTGGAGAAAAAGGAAAACTGCTCGGGGAAGCGACCACCCAGTTGTCGCGCAACCATTCGGTGAAGATGATGCCACTGCTCGAAGGATTGATGAGCAACCTCGACCTCACGCCCGACAGCTTGCAAGGCATCGTCGTCGGACGCGGCCCCGGTTCCTACACGGGCGTGCGCATCGCGGTGACCGCGGTGAAGGCGTTCGCGATGGCATTGAACATTCCGCTGGTCGGCGTCTCTTCGCTCGATGGATTGGCACGGCATGGGGAACTGAGCGATGCGCTGGTCGTGCCGATGTTCGACGCTCGCCGGAAGCAGGCGTACACCGCGTTTTACGAGCAGCAGAACGGAGTTTTTGAAAAGATTGCAGAAGATCGGTTGTTGGTGCTCGACGATCTGATCAAAGCGATCAACTCGCGGATGGTGGTGCGCCGTTTGGACAAGCGTCCGGTCAAAGTGCTGTTGCTCGGCGACGGCGCGCAGGCGCATCGCGAAGAGCTTCGCGAACGACTTGGCGAAAAGGCGCAATTTGCCCCGTCTCCGAGTCATGACTTCGTGCGAGCCGCTCATTTGCTCGATGTCGGCATTCCGCTGATCGAAGCTGGTGAGACGCACGATGCGGCGACCTTTGCCCCCGAATATTTGCAGTTGGTCGAAGCGGAGAAAAAATGGCTGGAGGCGCAGCAAGCGGGAGGGACGACGCAGTGA
- the tsaE gene encoding tRNA (adenosine(37)-N6)-threonylcarbamoyltransferase complex ATPase subunit type 1 TsaE, translating into MLTYHTTTVEETQAVARALGAIVQPGDLLCLSGDLGAGKTTFTQGLARGLGVEEPVSSPTFTIIKEYDEGRIPLYHMDIYRLGESAAEEELGFDDYFYGEGVSVVEWAEWLQEVLPADRVQVVHNLTPTHREITFAATGPRSEARLKELEKTCPTWR; encoded by the coding sequence ATGTTGACCTATCACACGACAACGGTGGAAGAGACGCAAGCGGTGGCGCGTGCGCTCGGAGCGATTGTGCAGCCGGGCGATCTGCTCTGCCTGTCGGGCGATCTCGGTGCGGGCAAGACGACTTTTACACAAGGTCTGGCCCGAGGCTTGGGCGTGGAAGAGCCGGTCTCTTCGCCGACGTTTACGATCATTAAGGAGTATGATGAAGGGCGCATCCCTCTGTATCATATGGACATCTACCGCTTGGGCGAGTCGGCGGCAGAAGAAGAGTTGGGATTTGACGATTATTTTTATGGCGAGGGCGTGTCGGTTGTGGAGTGGGCCGAATGGTTGCAGGAGGTACTGCCTGCCGACCGAGTGCAGGTGGTGCACAACCTGACCCCGACGCACCGCGAGATCACGTTTGCGGCGACAGGCCCGCGTTCGGAAGCAAGGCTAAAGGAGTTGGAGAAGACGTGCCCTACCTGGCGATAG